In Erigeron canadensis isolate Cc75 chromosome 8, C_canadensis_v1, whole genome shotgun sequence, the DNA window TAACATCGTAAGTGTTTGTTTTGCTTCAAACATATGTGTCAACTAATGAATTCCTTATCTCATTAGCAATAGCATCAGGTCGACCTTCTCTCAATTTGAAAATGTTCTCGATCACTGAGAGCTCGGTTGCAGTGGTGTCTGATCCACAAAATGCGGTCCAATCATTAACAGTTAACCCACCAGCTATTACTTCACTGCCACGGTTCACCGTGCCTGCAACCAAAGGAACCTGGAGGAGGGTTGAAAGCTCATCCAAGTCCTCGATGGATGTGTGTGGGTGAACCAGGCCACCTTTATTTGTAAAAGCACAGTAGCTACCCACAAGAACATTGCCTGCAATTGTCTGGCGAAAAACTTCAACTCCAAGCACATCAGCTATCATTTCCTCTGTTTCCTGAAAAAATAACCACAAGTATTAGCAAGGATATGTCCCAAGTGGTTAGCACCCTCTCTCATGATGTAGTTTAATAACTTCATATTTCCTCCATGAAATGATGGTCAAACAAAAAACTTCACAGAGTCTTCTTATGAAAGAAAATACTGTCATATATAGTTGTTTGACTCTTGAAATATCAAATGAAATAATTTGACACAACTCTACCAAGTATTTCAACAGCTTCTCGTCCACTAGCCTCAGTATCTAGACAAAACTAATATTAATTAAGGTTACCTTGTCAAGATCAGTATGTGTAAGACCAACATAATCATTGCACGCCATGACATTACCAAGAGCAGATAACTTTTCATTAATTCTCTGAACAACAACTGCATCAGGCAGGCTGTTCCTCAAGTGTTGAAGCTCTATAAACAGATTAAAGCATTAGTAAAGGGTCAGATTGATAACTGAATAATATGTAATATTAGTCACAAACAAAATCcaatattaaagttaaaatgCAAACAGGTTAGATGATTTTACCAATATTATTGTACTTGAAACCTCGTTTTCAAAGTTATAATTACATTTGACCTTTCAAATGTCAATATACGAAACTAGAAAACTTTAAATACAACAACTTGGAATATTAGATATTTCACAATGAAGCTATTGCAAAATAGCCTTACCTTGGTCAGTAGTAGTATGAGGCAAGAGAAGGCCTTTCTTATTTCCTACAAAAGAACATCTAAAATTTAATGCTCATAGCCAATGGACAGATTGTAATAAAGATTGGAAAATCTTGTAAAGCATTTACCGACGCAAAGCCTTCCAATTATCCTTGTACCGCCGATTGAAGTTTTAATAACGGGAATAACATCAGCCAGTTCAGACTCAAAGACGCTGCAATAAACATATTCAACTATTTGTAACATGTTCATATAGGTCGCAACACAACACCAAATAAACCATTAAAAACCTGTAGAAACTTTCAGAGCCTTCATTTGCTACCAAGCAGTAAGCATTGGTCAGTTTTGTAAATACCCCAATTTCAGATGAGTTCTCAAAACGTAGCCCTGTATAGATACATGCGCCGTCAGGAGAgtatttcaaaacaaaacaggTTTGTTTACACAAAACCCAGAAATTAGGTTTGTTCCAAATGATTTATCAAATTTGAACTTTCTACATGAACACTAATAATTTTCAAAGATAGTTCAGATTCCGTTTAAAATCCAGATTACTGGTAAAAGATCATATGTGGAGGAGCATATGTTACAATAAAAGGGATAACTGCACTATCCAATTTATTACATTTTATTAATACATCCAACTTCCTAGCTGTCAACTAAAACGGGTAAACAGGTGAGGTTTTCCCTATTCAGGTTACCTCTGACGGGCAAGTGTTTTGACTTGGATCTACATTGCCTAGCTGGGATATCATGTGACCGTTTTCGAACCCTTACTTGACATCCCCAAGATTTGTAAATAGCAGTATTTGAACCTAAGACCCCTTGTAGATATCTCAAGAGTCAAGATGTTAAACACTAGGCAACCTTGGAGGTCATTTCTAACCGTCTATTATAAAATGAACTTTTCACGTTTAACATATCCAACCTCTATAGCTTAAAGAGAAGCGGCCTGGCGTCAAAATTTCTCATATGGCTACTAGGTCAGGTAAAAAAAGGATAACCAAATACATTGGACGCGTTTTAAGTTGGATAATAACAATAGCATAATATAACAAAGTTGGATACATCCGGTTCAATTATCCCTAAATAAATGGAAAGATGTCAAATAAACTTAACACCAAGAAACATACTCTTACAACGTGCTCTCCCATTGTTAACAAAAACCCGGAGTTTGCTAATAACAGCCCTTACAGATTTGGTTAACTAGTGTTATACATATCGGTCAAAAATGATTTCCAGGGGGGCGATTAACTTACTTCTATGTACAATATCCCAAAATCCTAATTATAATGTAAAAACATCAGAGAAAAGATACTTACTTATCGCCATTGAGAAAGCAATAAATTCACTTGGAGAAACCTGTCACAAAATACGAaacaattattaattattacttgGATAACAGAcgatattgatgatgatttttttaagtcaactaataaaaaataattaaatagtcAGTCACAAAAAGAGCTGTTCGTATGTTGATCGCTTGCCTTTTTTGGAGGAAAAAGATAGAAGGAATAGAAATGTTGGAAGGAATGGAGATTTAAAATGATGAATCAGGAAACCTCCTCAGGTGCaataaagtaaattatattAGGGGGTTTTCCTTGGTGGAAAAATTGGTTTTGGGggcttttattatttattggatGGATTGGATTCCCGGAACTTGGTGACCAAGTTATGATCATCTACTTGAACCGCAAGCTCGTCCTGCACCGATTATAAAAAGGAATTTCCCAACCTGGCCCAATAATTAACTTCTAGtaaccatttttttattttttaaatgttggaATACTAAGAGTAAGTAACTAACCACAAATGCAGCCTTCAACGAGTTTTGGGttccaatacctcgacggtgtatggggaaggttaagatgtagacagtcttacccctaccacgacGGTATAGAGaagctgcttccaggttctatctaaaGATAGAATAGGACCTCTGGCCTTGCAAGGGATAAGGatagaacccatgacctctgtctccataGACAAGAgtgttaaccacttgatccaaccttGCTGCTtaaaagtaactcccaatgtcgtcttccacaggttttgggtcccaataccatcttcgacggtgtatgggggaggttgatatgtagacagccttacccctaccaaaggtagagaggttgcttccaggttctaccataggtagaaaagga includes these proteins:
- the LOC122578179 gene encoding eukaryotic translation initiation factor 6-2-like, with the protein product MAIRLRFENSSEIGVFTKLTNAYCLVANEGSESFYSVFESELADVIPVIKTSIGGTRIIGRLCVGNKKGLLLPHTTTDQELQHLRNSLPDAVVVQRINEKLSALGNVMACNDYVGLTHTDLDKETEEMIADVLGVEVFRQTIAGNVLVGSYCAFTNKGGLVHPHTSIEDLDELSTLLQVPLVAGTVNRGSEVIAGGLTVNDWTAFCGSDTTATELSVIENIFKLREGRPDAIANEIRNSLVDTYV